One window of the Sparus aurata chromosome 17, fSpaAur1.1, whole genome shotgun sequence genome contains the following:
- the LOC115567580 gene encoding tyrosine-protein phosphatase non-receptor type 2-like isoform X2: MEQEFEDIDSSGKWQNLYNEIRIQASEYPYKVAKLPVNRNLNRYRDVSPYDHSRVKLENSENDYINASLVMVEEAQRAYILSQGPLRNTCGHFWLMIWEQCTKAVIMLNRVIEKGSEKCAQYWPTTQELQMSFTDTGFVVRLLSEEDQSYYTIRVLELQNTMTGESREIYHYHYTTWPDFGVPESPASFLNFLFKVRESGSLGPEHGPSVVHCSAGIGRSGTFALVDTCLVLLDRRKNPSSVDIQKVLLDMREYRMGLIQTPDQLRFSYMAVIEGAKLILTDNSTVQNKQRLMSKEDSEPDLPPPPPPPRPHCNDSRPNGQPGLCLEPQFASGDQMLAGEPDSQDHNMAENSGHVRKRHREERIASTSQKVQQMKQRLTDSERKREKWLYWRPILLNVGAGAALAVGLLVCWMYSQ; encoded by the exons ATGGAGCAAGAATTTGAAGACATTGATTCGTCCGGGAAATGGCAAAACCTTTACAAT GAGATCCGTATTCAAGCCAGCGAATATCCTTACAAAGTGGCAAAACTTCCAGTGAATCGGAATTTGAACCGCTACAGAGATGTCAGCCCAT atgatcacagtcggGTAAAACTTGAAAACTCTGAAAATGACTACATCAATGCAAGTTTAGTCATGGTGGAGGAAGCCCAAAGAGCTTACATCCTTTCTCAG GGGCCTTTGAGGAATACCTGTGGTCATTTCTGGCTGATGATTTGGGAGCAGTGCACCAAAGCTGTTATAATGCTCAACAGAGTCATTGAAAAGGGATCT GAAAAATGTGCACAGTACTGGCCTACCACACAGGAGCTCCAGATGTCTTTCACAGATACAGGGTTTGTTGTCCGGTTACTTTCTGAGGAGGACCAATCCTATTACACAATCCGAGTCCTAGAACTGCAAAACACAATG ACGGGGGAGTCGAGGGAGATCTACCACTATCACTACACCACATGGCCTGACTTTGGTGTCCCAGAATCTCCCGCCTCCTTCCTCAACTTCCTCTTCAAAGTGCGGGAGTCCGGCTCGTTGGGCCCGGAGCACGGCCCCTCAGTTGTGCACTGCAGCGCTGGGATTGGACGCTCCGGGACGTTCGCCTTGGTGGACACCTGCCTGGTCCTG TTGGACAGGAGGAAGAACCCATCATCAGTCGACATACAGAAGGTGCTGCTGGACATGAGGGAATACCGCATGGGCCTGATCCAGACCCCGGACCAGCTCCGCTTCTCCTACATGGCAGTCATCGAGGGAGCCAAGCTCATCCTGACAGACAACTCAACAGTACAG AACAAACAGAGACTGATGTCTAAAGAAGACTCTGAGCCAGATCTgccccctccaccacctccacccagACCTCACTGCAACGACAGCAGGCCCAATGGTCAGCCAGGACTCTGCCTGGAGCCACAATTTGCCTCAGGAGACCAAATGCTGGCAGGAGAGCCAGACAGCCAAGATCACAACATGGCAGAGAACTCTGGGCA TGTCAGGAAGCGACACCGTGAGGAGAGGATTGCCAGCACCTCACAGAAGGTCCAGCAGATGAAACAGAGACTGACCGACTCAGAGAGGAAACGAGAGAAGTGGCTGTACTGGAGACCCATTCTGCTCAATGTCGGTGCCGGGGCAGCTTTGGCTGTAGGCCTGCTTGTGTGCTGGATGTACTCCCAGTGA
- the LOC115567159 gene encoding nucleoporin SEH1 isoform X5: MFVARSIAADHKDLIHDVSYDFHGRRMATCSSDQSVKVWDKSENGEWHCTASWKTHSGSVWRVTWAHPEFGQVLASCSFDRTAAVWEEIVGESNDKQRGLSHWIKRTTLVDSRTSVTDVKFAPKHMGLMLTTCSADGVVRIYEAPDVMNLSQWSLQHEISCKLSCSCISWNPSSSRAHPPMFAVGSDDSNVTYGGKVQIYEYNENTRKYAKAETLMTVTDAVHDIAFAPNLGRSFHVLAIATKDVRIFKLVPMRKESTSTGPTKFEVQIVAQFDNHNSQVWRVSWNITSTLLASSGDDGCVRLWKANYMDNWKCTGILKGDGSPLSGSSGQPTAMSTVVGSSVHTSQNALNGMSAGRHYRWCSPEV, translated from the exons ATGTTTGTTGCGCGTAGTATCGCAGCAGATCATAAAGATCTAATTCACGATGTGTCGTATGATTTCCACGGCCGGAGAATGGCAACCTGCTCCAGTGACCAGAGTGTCAAG gTTTGGGACAAAAGTGAGAATGGAGAGTGGCACTGCACAGCCAGCTGGAAG ACACACAGTGGATCAGTCTGGAGAGTGACATGGGCTCATCCGGAATTTGGGCAGGTTCTGGCCTCCTGCTCCTTTGACAGGACCGCTGCAGTCTGGGAAGAAATTGTAGGGGAGTCCAATGACAAACAGAGAGGACTGAGCCACTGG ATAAAGAGAACAACACTGGTGGACAGTAGAACCTCAGTGACTGATGTGAAGTTTGCCCCAAAACACATGGGCCTGATGCTGACCACCtgctcagcagatggagttgtAAGGATCTACGAGGCTCCTGACGTGATGAACCTGAGTCAGTGGTCCCTGCAGCACGAGATTTCCTGCAAgctcagctgcagctgcatctcTTGGAACCCCTCAAG CTCTCGCGCCCACCCGCCAATGTTTGCAGTGGGGAGTGACGACAGTAACGTAACGTACGGTGGGAAAGTTCAGATCTATGAGtataatgaaaacacaag GAAGTATGCTAAAGCAGAGACACTGATGACCGTCACTGATGCAGTCCATGACATTGCATTTGCACCAAACCTTGGAAGATCGTTCCACGTACTCGCCATTGCAACAAAAGATGTCAGAATCTTTAAGCTTGTTCCCATGAG AAAGGAGAGCACATCGACAGGACCAACCAAGTTTGAGGTGCAAATTGTGGCTCAGTTTGACAACCACAACTCCCAGGTGTGGCGTGTGAGCTGGAACATCACCAGCACCCTGCTGGCCTCTTCCGGAGATGATGGGTGTGTGCGCCTTTGGAAAG CTAACTACATGGACAACTGGAAGTGCACAGGCATCCTGAAGGGAGACGGCAGTCCACTCAGCGGCTCATCTGGTCAGCCCACAGCCATGAGCACTGTGGTGGGCTCCTCTGTTCACACCTCCCAGAACGCCCTGAACGGGATGTCTGCAGGAAG ACATTACAGATGGTGTTCACCTGAAGTCTAG
- the LOC115567159 gene encoding nucleoporin SEH1 isoform X4, whose product MFVARSIAADHKDLIHDVSYDFHGRRMATCSSDQSVKVWDKSENGEWHCTASWKTHSGSVWRVTWAHPEFGQVLASCSFDRTAAVWEEIVGESNDKQRGLSHWIKRTTLVDSRTSVTDVKFAPKHMGLMLTTCSADGVVRIYEAPDVMNLSQWSLQHEISCKLSCSCISWNPSSSRAHPPMFAVGSDDSNVTYGGKVQIYEYNENTRKYAKAETLMTVTDAVHDIAFAPNLGRSFHVLAIATKDVRIFKLVPMRKESTSTGPTKFEVQIVAQFDNHNSQVWRVSWNITSTLLASSGDDGCVRLWKANYMDNWKCTGILKGDGSPLSGSSGQPTAMSTVVGSSVHTSQNALNGMSAGRVGKRAPFAPPVRQLTSSKIYQHSAYY is encoded by the exons ATGTTTGTTGCGCGTAGTATCGCAGCAGATCATAAAGATCTAATTCACGATGTGTCGTATGATTTCCACGGCCGGAGAATGGCAACCTGCTCCAGTGACCAGAGTGTCAAG gTTTGGGACAAAAGTGAGAATGGAGAGTGGCACTGCACAGCCAGCTGGAAG ACACACAGTGGATCAGTCTGGAGAGTGACATGGGCTCATCCGGAATTTGGGCAGGTTCTGGCCTCCTGCTCCTTTGACAGGACCGCTGCAGTCTGGGAAGAAATTGTAGGGGAGTCCAATGACAAACAGAGAGGACTGAGCCACTGG ATAAAGAGAACAACACTGGTGGACAGTAGAACCTCAGTGACTGATGTGAAGTTTGCCCCAAAACACATGGGCCTGATGCTGACCACCtgctcagcagatggagttgtAAGGATCTACGAGGCTCCTGACGTGATGAACCTGAGTCAGTGGTCCCTGCAGCACGAGATTTCCTGCAAgctcagctgcagctgcatctcTTGGAACCCCTCAAG CTCTCGCGCCCACCCGCCAATGTTTGCAGTGGGGAGTGACGACAGTAACGTAACGTACGGTGGGAAAGTTCAGATCTATGAGtataatgaaaacacaag GAAGTATGCTAAAGCAGAGACACTGATGACCGTCACTGATGCAGTCCATGACATTGCATTTGCACCAAACCTTGGAAGATCGTTCCACGTACTCGCCATTGCAACAAAAGATGTCAGAATCTTTAAGCTTGTTCCCATGAG AAAGGAGAGCACATCGACAGGACCAACCAAGTTTGAGGTGCAAATTGTGGCTCAGTTTGACAACCACAACTCCCAGGTGTGGCGTGTGAGCTGGAACATCACCAGCACCCTGCTGGCCTCTTCCGGAGATGATGGGTGTGTGCGCCTTTGGAAAG CTAACTACATGGACAACTGGAAGTGCACAGGCATCCTGAAGGGAGACGGCAGTCCACTCAGCGGCTCATCTGGTCAGCCCACAGCCATGAGCACTGTGGTGGGCTCCTCTGTTCACACCTCCCAGAACGCCCTGAACGGGATGTCTGCAGGAAG GGTTGGCAAGAGAGCTCCCTTTGCCCCTCCTGTGCGGCAGCTGACCTCTTCAAAGATATACCAACATTCTGCGTATTACTAA
- the LOC115567580 gene encoding tyrosine-protein phosphatase non-receptor type 2-like isoform X1, translating into MEQEFEDIDSSGKWQNLYNEIRIQASEYPYKVAKLPVNRNLNRYRDVSPYDHSRVKLENSENDYINASLVMVEEAQRAYILSQGPLRNTCGHFWLMIWEQCTKAVIMLNRVIEKGSEKCAQYWPTTQELQMSFTDTGFVVRLLSEEDQSYYTIRVLELQNTMTGESREIYHYHYTTWPDFGVPESPASFLNFLFKVRESGSLGPEHGPSVVHCSAGIGRSGTFALVDTCLVLLDRRKNPSSVDIQKVLLDMREYRMGLIQTPDQLRFSYMAVIEGAKLILTDNSTVQQNKQRLMSKEDSEPDLPPPPPPPRPHCNDSRPNGQPGLCLEPQFASGDQMLAGEPDSQDHNMAENSGHVRKRHREERIASTSQKVQQMKQRLTDSERKREKWLYWRPILLNVGAGAALAVGLLVCWMYSQ; encoded by the exons ATGGAGCAAGAATTTGAAGACATTGATTCGTCCGGGAAATGGCAAAACCTTTACAAT GAGATCCGTATTCAAGCCAGCGAATATCCTTACAAAGTGGCAAAACTTCCAGTGAATCGGAATTTGAACCGCTACAGAGATGTCAGCCCAT atgatcacagtcggGTAAAACTTGAAAACTCTGAAAATGACTACATCAATGCAAGTTTAGTCATGGTGGAGGAAGCCCAAAGAGCTTACATCCTTTCTCAG GGGCCTTTGAGGAATACCTGTGGTCATTTCTGGCTGATGATTTGGGAGCAGTGCACCAAAGCTGTTATAATGCTCAACAGAGTCATTGAAAAGGGATCT GAAAAATGTGCACAGTACTGGCCTACCACACAGGAGCTCCAGATGTCTTTCACAGATACAGGGTTTGTTGTCCGGTTACTTTCTGAGGAGGACCAATCCTATTACACAATCCGAGTCCTAGAACTGCAAAACACAATG ACGGGGGAGTCGAGGGAGATCTACCACTATCACTACACCACATGGCCTGACTTTGGTGTCCCAGAATCTCCCGCCTCCTTCCTCAACTTCCTCTTCAAAGTGCGGGAGTCCGGCTCGTTGGGCCCGGAGCACGGCCCCTCAGTTGTGCACTGCAGCGCTGGGATTGGACGCTCCGGGACGTTCGCCTTGGTGGACACCTGCCTGGTCCTG TTGGACAGGAGGAAGAACCCATCATCAGTCGACATACAGAAGGTGCTGCTGGACATGAGGGAATACCGCATGGGCCTGATCCAGACCCCGGACCAGCTCCGCTTCTCCTACATGGCAGTCATCGAGGGAGCCAAGCTCATCCTGACAGACAACTCAACAGTACAG CAGAACAAACAGAGACTGATGTCTAAAGAAGACTCTGAGCCAGATCTgccccctccaccacctccacccagACCTCACTGCAACGACAGCAGGCCCAATGGTCAGCCAGGACTCTGCCTGGAGCCACAATTTGCCTCAGGAGACCAAATGCTGGCAGGAGAGCCAGACAGCCAAGATCACAACATGGCAGAGAACTCTGGGCA TGTCAGGAAGCGACACCGTGAGGAGAGGATTGCCAGCACCTCACAGAAGGTCCAGCAGATGAAACAGAGACTGACCGACTCAGAGAGGAAACGAGAGAAGTGGCTGTACTGGAGACCCATTCTGCTCAATGTCGGTGCCGGGGCAGCTTTGGCTGTAGGCCTGCTTGTGTGCTGGATGTACTCCCAGTGA
- the cep76 gene encoding centrosomal protein of 76 kDa: protein MSLPPEKASELRQIIHNHLLKMDIHGKIQEVLAETLRDDQGPAHRTLSETDFLCALRRRGIVDDVMKDLHFTQEVPTGAETGSPPKPATHFVDKNITHLEKTNIDPSRRYLYLQVLGGKAFLEHLQEPEPLPGQVCSTFTLFLHFRNQRFRSKPVPCSCEPDLKEGFLLEIHGDGTGEGGKMADATTMLSMCDPVHLVLIRTDTFSETALVSSHFLDWRTVLASPSGKTCFAVELMGVGSECKVPAGVLIVSLELYPPLTETLSTDIISTQQSLNRQRTAEKERLFLVYAKQWWREFLEIRPSHQSKMVKIFAQDENGVNRPVCSYVRVLRAGRLLESPRQAARFVSLLAHEKAPVVGGGGGKQEQWCSLLAFLCRGKGDCEDHATLLCSLLLGFGLDAYVCVGTKTKGTPHTWVLTRGTDGSITFWESLTGHRYLHQAIDPDAPPLALQPKPSSPYRTVGCVFNHHAFLANCQPSDAVELCVFDFQNQSRWKAMSEEALKSVTAPGTITSLPPLPPLCAPSLDPAAASNQLELEMRCLVSEHRKDLDLATVWDDHLSYLLSSALSAYELERCTGVSCGNEEFQDAVRRAVPDGHTFKGFPIHFLHRNARRAFATCLRSPFCEEIVHCRGDHVRLAVRARVFAYPENACAVWLMFACKYRSVL from the exons ATGTCTCTGCCTCCAGAGAAAGCTTCCGAGCTGAGACAAATCATCCACAACCATCTGCTCAAG ATGGATATTCATGGGAAGATCCAAGAGGTGCTGGCTGAGACTTTAAGGGATGACCAAGGTCCAGCACATCGAACTCTGTCTGAGACAGATTTCCTGTGTGCTCTGCGGCGCAGGGGCATCGTAGATGATGTGATGAAGGACCTCCACTTTAcccag GAAGTACCCACGGGTGCAGAAACCGGATCTCCTCCGAAGCCTGCCACTCACTTTGTTGACAAGAATATTACTCATCTGGAAAAAA CCAACATTGACCCATCCAGACGATACCTGTATCTCCAAGTGCTTGGTGGAAAGGCCTTTCTGGAGCACCTACAGGAGCCAGAGCCTTTACCTGGTCAAGTGTGTTCTACATTTACGCTCTTCCTGCACTTCCGCAACCAGAGGTTTCGCTCAAAGCCAGTGCCCTGTTCCTGCGAACCCGACCTGAAGGAGGGCTTCCTCCTAGAGATCCACGGCGACGGCACAG GAGAAGGTGGTAAAATGGCGGACGCGACCACCATGCTTTCTATGTGCGACCCGGTTCACTTGGTGCTGATCAGGACGGACACCTTCAGCGAGACGGCGCTGGTCTCGTCCCACTTTCTTGACTGGAGGACAGTCCTCGCCTCGCCCAGTGGGAAGACCTGCTTTGCTGTGGAGCTGATGGGAGTTG gaaGTGAATGCAAAGTCCCAGCTGGTGTTTTGATTGTCAGTCTGGAGCTGTACCCTCCTCTCACAGAGACTCTGAGCACTGACATCATCAGCACACAG CAATCACTGAACAGGCAGAGGacggcagagaaggagaggctcttCTTGGTTTATGCCAAGCAGTGGTGGAGGGAGTTCCTAGAGATCCGTCCATCTCACCAGTCCAAAATGGTGAAGATCTTTGCACAG GATGAAAACGGCGTCAACAGGCCAGTGTGTTCTTATGTGCGTGTCCTCCGGGCAGGCCGGCTGCTGGAGAGCCCTCGACAGGCGGCCCGCTTCGTCAGCCTGCTGGCCCACGAGAAGGCCCCGGTGGTGGGAGGCGGGGGAGGCAAGCAGGAGCAGTGGTGCTCATTACTGGCTTTCCTGTGTAGAGGGAAG GGGGACTGTGAGGACCACGCCACCCTTCTATGCAGCCTGCTGCTGGGATTTGGCCTGGATGCATACGTGTGCGTGGGAACCAAAACCAAGGGAACACCGCACACCTGGGTGCTGACCCGCGGAACTGATGGGAGCATCACCTTCTgggagagtctgactggacacAG ATACCTGCACCAGGCTATAGACCCAGATGCCCCACCCCTGGCCCTCCAACCCAAACCTTCATCCCCTTACCGCACTGTGGGCTGTGTCTTCAACCACCACGCCTTCCTGGCTAACTGCCAACCCTCCGATGCTGTGGAGCTCTGTGTCTTTGACTTCCAG AATCAGTCTCGGTGGAAGGCAATGAGCGAAGAGGCTCTGAAGTCTGTTACTGCCCCAGGCACCATCACCTCTCTGCCCCCTCTGCCTCCACTCTGTGCCCCGTCTCTGGATCCTGCTGCTGCCAGTAACCAGCTGGAGCTGGAAATGCGTTGCCTGGTCTCTGAGCACAGGAAG GACCTGGATCTGGCAACAGTGTGGGACGACCACCTGTCCTACTTGCTGTCCTCGGCTCTGTCAGCCTACGAGCTGGAGCGCTGCACCGGCGTCTCCTGTGGCAACGAGGAGTTCCAGGACGCAGTAAGAAGAGCGGTGCCAGATGGACACACCTTCAAAGGCTTCCCAATCCACTTCCTGCACCGCAATGCTCGTAGAGCCTTCGCCACCTGCCTCAG gTCACCGTTCTGTGAGGAGATAGTGCACTGTCGGGGCGACCATGTGAGGCTTGCAGTCCGTGCTCGGGTGTTTGCCTATCCTGAGAACGCGTGTGCAGTTTGGCTCATGTTTGCATGTAAATACCGCTCTGTACTCTGA
- the LOC115567159 gene encoding nucleoporin SEH1 isoform X3, whose amino-acid sequence MFVARSIAADHKDLIHDVSYDFHGRRMATCSSDQSVKVWDKSENGEWHCTASWKTHSGSVWRVTWAHPEFGQVLASCSFDRTAAVWEEIVGESNDKQRGLSHWIKRTTLVDSRTSVTDVKFAPKHMGLMLTTCSADGVVRIYEAPDVMNLSQWSLQHEISCKLSCSCISWNPSSSRAHPPMFAVGSDDSNVTYGGKVQIYEYNENTRKYAKAETLMTVTDAVHDIAFAPNLGRSFHVLAIATKDVRIFKLVPMRKESTSTGPTKFEVQIVAQFDNHNSQVWRVSWNITSTLLASSGDDGCVRLWKANYMDNWKCTGILKGDGSPLSGSSGQPTAMSTVVGSSVHTSQNALNGMSAGRYFFPPLDLPRAGTRYGHLLPPSSLIEHCDAEPIQPQQQPLPHRHSSRALLPLPEAEGQ is encoded by the exons ATGTTTGTTGCGCGTAGTATCGCAGCAGATCATAAAGATCTAATTCACGATGTGTCGTATGATTTCCACGGCCGGAGAATGGCAACCTGCTCCAGTGACCAGAGTGTCAAG gTTTGGGACAAAAGTGAGAATGGAGAGTGGCACTGCACAGCCAGCTGGAAG ACACACAGTGGATCAGTCTGGAGAGTGACATGGGCTCATCCGGAATTTGGGCAGGTTCTGGCCTCCTGCTCCTTTGACAGGACCGCTGCAGTCTGGGAAGAAATTGTAGGGGAGTCCAATGACAAACAGAGAGGACTGAGCCACTGG ATAAAGAGAACAACACTGGTGGACAGTAGAACCTCAGTGACTGATGTGAAGTTTGCCCCAAAACACATGGGCCTGATGCTGACCACCtgctcagcagatggagttgtAAGGATCTACGAGGCTCCTGACGTGATGAACCTGAGTCAGTGGTCCCTGCAGCACGAGATTTCCTGCAAgctcagctgcagctgcatctcTTGGAACCCCTCAAG CTCTCGCGCCCACCCGCCAATGTTTGCAGTGGGGAGTGACGACAGTAACGTAACGTACGGTGGGAAAGTTCAGATCTATGAGtataatgaaaacacaag GAAGTATGCTAAAGCAGAGACACTGATGACCGTCACTGATGCAGTCCATGACATTGCATTTGCACCAAACCTTGGAAGATCGTTCCACGTACTCGCCATTGCAACAAAAGATGTCAGAATCTTTAAGCTTGTTCCCATGAG AAAGGAGAGCACATCGACAGGACCAACCAAGTTTGAGGTGCAAATTGTGGCTCAGTTTGACAACCACAACTCCCAGGTGTGGCGTGTGAGCTGGAACATCACCAGCACCCTGCTGGCCTCTTCCGGAGATGATGGGTGTGTGCGCCTTTGGAAAG CTAACTACATGGACAACTGGAAGTGCACAGGCATCCTGAAGGGAGACGGCAGTCCACTCAGCGGCTCATCTGGTCAGCCCACAGCCATGAGCACTGTGGTGGGCTCCTCTGTTCACACCTCCCAGAACGCCCTGAACGGGATGTCTGCAGGAAG GTATTTCTTTCCGCCTCTGGATCTTCCAAGAGCAGGGACCAGGTATGGTCACCTgctgcctccctcctccctcataGAGCACTGTGATGCTGAGCCCATTCAACCTCAGCAGCAGCCTCTCCCCCATAGACACTCTTCTAGAGCACTTCTGCCCCTACCAGAGGCTGAGGGGCAGTGA